From a single Carassius auratus strain Wakin chromosome 38, ASM336829v1, whole genome shotgun sequence genomic region:
- the LOC113057533 gene encoding homeobox protein notochord-like — MQMPRRAYETYGQSVRPFHPDYATSSKPSIGKSFTIEALLARPDHTERYRTSVSRNISNQAPVPSSAVPFATQVYSQMPHFAFNQSIMHAQTGYPVFCYPPYNYQTTCRGAMYAQDSVLAKAAVHAHYKHKAGKSKRMRTSFTNEQLSRLEKEFARQQYMVGSERFLLASALQLTEAQVKVWFQNRRIKWRKQSLEQQQAKLAKLGLAVPPKSPGSQGREDEERDFTEESDVDIDIDDSLQD; from the exons ATGCAGATGCCTAGAAGAGCTTATGAAACCTATGGACAATCAGTGCGCCCTTTCCATCCGGACTATGCCACTTCATCAAAACCAAGCATAGGGAAATCCTTCACAATCGAAGCTCTGCTTGCGAGGCCTGACCATACAGAGAGATACAGGACAAGTGTGTCTCGGAACATATCCAACCAAGCGCCAGTCCCGAGCTCCGCCGTCCCATTTGCGACACAGGTGTATTCGCAAATGCCACATTTTGCGTTCAACCAGAGCATCATGCATGCGCAGACTGGGTATCCTGTCTTCTGCTACCCGCCTTACAACTACCAGACAACATGTCGTGGAGCTATGTACGCACAAG ATTCTGTACTGGCCAAAGCAGCAGTCCACGCTCACTATAAACACAAAGCTGGAAAATCAAAGCGGATGCGCACAAGTTTTACGAACGAGCAGCTTTCCAGACTTGAGAAGGAGTTCGCACGGCAGCAGTATATGGTCGGATCAGAGCGCTTCCTCTTGGCATCTGCCCTCCAACTCACAGAAGCACag GTTAAAGTTTGGTTCCAGAACAGACGCATCAAGTGGAGAAAACAGAGTCTTGAGCAACAGCAAGCCAAACTAGCCAAACTGGGACTCGCTGTGCCTCCAAAAAGCCCCGGATCCCAGGGCAGAGAGGACGAGGAGAGAGATTTCACAGAAGAGTCTGATGTAGACATTGACATCGACGATTCACttcaagactga
- the cdc25b gene encoding M-phase inducer phosphatase 1 isoform X2: protein MDFDIVPGDISPVNDPFNTGPDAVLRPPLLSLPEIGARGSPCLNLASPGPMAVLSPVTNLALNLNNLAFLGGQCETPKRKKTLPLLKIPSFASDASSDAGLGLESPSPLDALDAEHFEKAMQDAPRAVNEKMPIRRMHSLPLQFLGHSPNLRNKEPDPSRYGVWTGANGSDNKENLTEENFEFKKPFMPASRCRTRSTGGTKDAFACRPNSAPALMPDSSDESSPFILRRPSLSCLPDDDDDDGFLEGLDDVENDSEVPLGMDSLLTAPLVAKQSTDSNYSPVVRCRPRGLFRSPSMPNPVGRIPLKRPERPQDENTPVRVKRRRSLAGTQFAPAEQEDVMPHQVQRSKSFSHAQIERMLDTDPSNVTGDFTKTPALPTVEGKHQELKYITPDIMVKAMYGQYSNLVERLFVIDCRYPYEYDGGHIKGALNLHQEDQIEDYFLKSPILPECPEKRVLLVFHCEFSSERGPRMCRYVRQRDRFLNEYPNLHYPELYILKGGYKDFFPLHKSVCEPQAYRPMHHEDFKEDLRKFRLKSRTWAGERSKRDMYSRLKNL from the exons ATGGATTTTGATATAGTTCCAGGCGACATCAGCCCTGTAAATGATCCGTTCAACACCGGGCCCGATGCAGTCCTCAGACCTCCGCTGCTTTCGTTACCGGAGATCGGGGCGAGGGGCTCCCCCTGCTTGAACCTTGCCTCCCCCGGACCCATGGCAGTGCTGTCTCCTGTAACCAACCTGGCTCTAAACCTGAATAATCTCGCTTTTCTTGGAGG TCAATGTGAGACACCAAAGCGGAAGAAAACCTTGCCCCTCCTGAAGATCCCTTCCTTCGCATCTGATGCTTCTTCAGATGCAG GTCTTGGACTAGAGTCTCCCAGCCCTTTGGATGCTCTGGATGCTGAGCA TTTTGAGAAGGCCATGCAGGATGCCCCACGAGCAGTTAATGA AAAAATGCCTATTCGCAGGATGCACTCTTTGCCA cTTCAATTTTTGGGTCACAGTCCCAATTTGAGAAATAAAGAACCAGATCCCTCGCGCTATGGAGTGTGGACTGGTGCAAATGGCAGCGACAACAAAGAAAACCTGACTGag gagaatTTTGAGTTCAAGAAGCCTTTCATGCCTGCATCACGCTGTCGTACGCGGTCAACTGGAGGTACCAAGGATGCTTTTGCCTGCCGACCCAACTCTGCTCCTGCTTTAATG CCCGACTCTTCAGACGAGAGCAGTCCCTTCATATTGCGCCGCCCCTCTCTCTCCTGTCTccccgatgatgatgatgatgatggcttcTTAGAGGGGCTGGATGATGTGGAG AACGACTCTGAGGTTCCTCTTGGAATGGACAGTCTTCTCACAGCTCCTCTGGTGGCTAAACAAAGTACTGACAGTAATTATTCG CCTGTTGTTCGCTGCCGTCCACGTGGGTTGTTCCGATCTCCCTCTATGCCAAACCCTGTAGGGCGTATCCCACTAAAGAGACCCGAGAGGCCACAAGATGAGAACACACCTGTCAGAGTGAAGAGGAGGCGGAGCCTGGCAGGGACCCAATTTGCTCCTGCAGAACAGGAGGATGTTATGCCTCATCAG gttcaaaggtcaaagtcatttAGTCATGCACAGATTGAAAGAATGTTGGATACGGATCCCAGTAATGTGACTGGAGATTTCACCAAG actCCTGCGCTACCCACAGTTGAAGGAAAACACCAAGAGTTGAAATACATCACTCCAGATATT ATGGTTAAAGCAATGTACGGCCAGTACAGCAATCTGGTGGAGAGGCTTTTTGTCATCGACTGCCGTTATCCGTACGAGTATGATGGTGGCCATATTAAG GGTGCCCTTAACCTCCATCAAGAGGATCAAATTGAAGACTACTTTTTAAAGAGTCCTATTCTTCCAGAATGTCCCGAGAAGCGTGTCCTGTTGGTTTTCCACTGTGAATTTTCATCTGAACGTGGCCCACGGATGTGTCGCTATGTTCGACAAAGAGATCGATTTTTAAATGAGTACCCCAACCTCCATTACCCTGAACTCTATATCCTGAAGGGAGGCTACAAAGACTTCTTCCCGCTTCACAAG TCGGTCTGCGAACCACAGGCTTACAGGCCGATGCATCATGAAGACTTTAAAGAAGACCTGAGGAAGTTCCGCCTTAAGAGCCGCACCTGGGCTGGAGAACGCAGCAAGAGAGACATGTACAGCCGTCTCAAAAATCTTTGA
- the cdc25b gene encoding M-phase inducer phosphatase 1 isoform X1: MDFDIVPGDISPVNDPFNTGPDAVLRPPLLSLPEIGARGSPCLNLASPGPMAVLSPVTNLALNLNNLAFLGGQCETPKRKKTLPLLKIPSFASDASSDAGLGLESPSPLDALDAEHFEKAMQDAPRAVNEKMPIRRMHSLPLQFLGHSPNLRNKEPDPSRYGVWTGANGSDNKENLTEENFEFKKPFMPASRCRTRSTGGTKDAFACRPNSAPALMLSPLSSHQPDSSDESSPFILRRPSLSCLPDDDDDDGFLEGLDDVENDSEVPLGMDSLLTAPLVAKQSTDSNYSPVVRCRPRGLFRSPSMPNPVGRIPLKRPERPQDENTPVRVKRRRSLAGTQFAPAEQEDVMPHQVQRSKSFSHAQIERMLDTDPSNVTGDFTKTPALPTVEGKHQELKYITPDIMVKAMYGQYSNLVERLFVIDCRYPYEYDGGHIKGALNLHQEDQIEDYFLKSPILPECPEKRVLLVFHCEFSSERGPRMCRYVRQRDRFLNEYPNLHYPELYILKGGYKDFFPLHKSVCEPQAYRPMHHEDFKEDLRKFRLKSRTWAGERSKRDMYSRLKNL; encoded by the exons ATGGATTTTGATATAGTTCCAGGCGACATCAGCCCTGTAAATGATCCGTTCAACACCGGGCCCGATGCAGTCCTCAGACCTCCGCTGCTTTCGTTACCGGAGATCGGGGCGAGGGGCTCCCCCTGCTTGAACCTTGCCTCCCCCGGACCCATGGCAGTGCTGTCTCCTGTAACCAACCTGGCTCTAAACCTGAATAATCTCGCTTTTCTTGGAGG TCAATGTGAGACACCAAAGCGGAAGAAAACCTTGCCCCTCCTGAAGATCCCTTCCTTCGCATCTGATGCTTCTTCAGATGCAG GTCTTGGACTAGAGTCTCCCAGCCCTTTGGATGCTCTGGATGCTGAGCA TTTTGAGAAGGCCATGCAGGATGCCCCACGAGCAGTTAATGA AAAAATGCCTATTCGCAGGATGCACTCTTTGCCA cTTCAATTTTTGGGTCACAGTCCCAATTTGAGAAATAAAGAACCAGATCCCTCGCGCTATGGAGTGTGGACTGGTGCAAATGGCAGCGACAACAAAGAAAACCTGACTGag gagaatTTTGAGTTCAAGAAGCCTTTCATGCCTGCATCACGCTGTCGTACGCGGTCAACTGGAGGTACCAAGGATGCTTTTGCCTGCCGACCCAACTCTGCTCCTGCTTTAATG CTTTCCCCACTTTCCTCCCATCAGCCCGACTCTTCAGACGAGAGCAGTCCCTTCATATTGCGCCGCCCCTCTCTCTCCTGTCTccccgatgatgatgatgatgatggcttcTTAGAGGGGCTGGATGATGTGGAG AACGACTCTGAGGTTCCTCTTGGAATGGACAGTCTTCTCACAGCTCCTCTGGTGGCTAAACAAAGTACTGACAGTAATTATTCG CCTGTTGTTCGCTGCCGTCCACGTGGGTTGTTCCGATCTCCCTCTATGCCAAACCCTGTAGGGCGTATCCCACTAAAGAGACCCGAGAGGCCACAAGATGAGAACACACCTGTCAGAGTGAAGAGGAGGCGGAGCCTGGCAGGGACCCAATTTGCTCCTGCAGAACAGGAGGATGTTATGCCTCATCAG gttcaaaggtcaaagtcatttAGTCATGCACAGATTGAAAGAATGTTGGATACGGATCCCAGTAATGTGACTGGAGATTTCACCAAG actCCTGCGCTACCCACAGTTGAAGGAAAACACCAAGAGTTGAAATACATCACTCCAGATATT ATGGTTAAAGCAATGTACGGCCAGTACAGCAATCTGGTGGAGAGGCTTTTTGTCATCGACTGCCGTTATCCGTACGAGTATGATGGTGGCCATATTAAG GGTGCCCTTAACCTCCATCAAGAGGATCAAATTGAAGACTACTTTTTAAAGAGTCCTATTCTTCCAGAATGTCCCGAGAAGCGTGTCCTGTTGGTTTTCCACTGTGAATTTTCATCTGAACGTGGCCCACGGATGTGTCGCTATGTTCGACAAAGAGATCGATTTTTAAATGAGTACCCCAACCTCCATTACCCTGAACTCTATATCCTGAAGGGAGGCTACAAAGACTTCTTCCCGCTTCACAAG TCGGTCTGCGAACCACAGGCTTACAGGCCGATGCATCATGAAGACTTTAAAGAAGACCTGAGGAAGTTCCGCCTTAAGAGCCGCACCTGGGCTGGAGAACGCAGCAAGAGAGACATGTACAGCCGTCTCAAAAATCTTTGA
- the LOC113057051 gene encoding AP-5 complex subunit sigma-1-like, producing the protein MVICFLIHTVCPVSALSAAESRILYARVFGPETGADDCTPEQRRLMQKEKLHVVARQVRSAVALSREASGGLCVEAVLGEEAAALGEADSGVFSLGNAELFPDRSVVLWLGVQSLAFTLVCRPHENLLLAEGVLRNIARHCFEELRLLGPGAEVLLKSDRVDALLHRLLPHGQLLFLNHRFALALDKEIASYVSK; encoded by the exons ATGGTGATTTGTTTCTTAATCCACACGGTGTGTCCAGTGAGCGCGCTTTCCGCAGCCGAAAGTCGGATACTGTATGCGCGTGTGTTCGGGCCGGAGACCGGAGCCGATGACTGCACACCGGAGCAGAGACGACTGATGCAGAAAGAGAAACTCCACGTGGTAGCGAG gcaggtgAGGAGTGCTGTGGCTCTGAGTAGGGAGGCCTCAGGCGGTTTGTGTGTGGAGGCAGTGCTGGGTGAGGAGGCTGCAGCTCTGGGTGAAGCTGACAGCGGTGTGTTTTCCCTGGGCAATGCAGAGCTCTTTCCAGATCGGAGTGTTGTTCTGTGGCTGGGGGTTCAGTCTCTAGCGTTCACTCTGGTCTGCAGACCACACGAGAACCTCCTGCTCGCAGAGGGAGTGCTTCGCAACATTGCACGTCACTGCTTTGAGGAGCTACGTCTGCTGGGACCTGGTGCTGAG GTGTTGCTGAAAAGTGATCGCGTGGACGCATTGTTGCACAGACTGCTTCCCCATGGTCAGCTCCTCTTCCTAAACCACCGTTTTGCCCTCGCCCTGGATAAAGAGATAGCGAGCTACGTGAGCAAATGA